The Streptomyces avermitilis MA-4680 = NBRC 14893 genome contains a region encoding:
- a CDS encoding aldo/keto reductase, with protein MRYRLLGRTGLRVSELFLGAMTFGEQGGVGAPRPECARILDAYAEAGGNVIDTAINYRGGESETIVGELLKGQRDRFVLSTKYTISRDGADPNAAGNHRKNLTLSLETSLRRLGTDYIDVYWVHIWDRNTPIEETVRALDDAVRSGKVLYVGISDVPAWVVSRANTLAEWRGWTPFSALQVPYSLLNRDIERELLPMAEAFGMSVAAWSPLQNGILSGKYTRPGGLEPGTAARLPAEAIGDRERAEAEAVQSAADELGVSCAQVAIAWTMAHSPAVHPILGARRVEQLVENLGAAELTLPTEVLAALESATDFRAGFPADFIDDTSAWVYGTAGHRVVGRAG; from the coding sequence GTGCGTTATCGACTCTTAGGGCGGACCGGCCTCCGCGTCTCCGAGCTGTTCCTCGGCGCCATGACGTTCGGCGAACAGGGCGGGGTGGGTGCGCCGAGGCCGGAGTGCGCGCGCATCCTGGACGCGTACGCGGAGGCCGGCGGCAATGTGATCGACACCGCCATCAACTACCGGGGCGGGGAGAGCGAGACGATCGTCGGCGAGCTGCTCAAGGGGCAGCGCGACCGGTTCGTCCTCTCCACCAAGTACACCATCTCGCGCGACGGCGCCGACCCCAATGCCGCGGGCAACCACCGCAAGAACCTGACGCTTTCGCTGGAGACGAGCCTGCGCAGGCTGGGCACCGACTACATCGACGTCTACTGGGTGCACATCTGGGACCGGAACACCCCGATCGAGGAGACCGTACGGGCCCTCGACGACGCCGTGCGGTCCGGGAAGGTGCTGTACGTGGGCATATCGGATGTCCCGGCCTGGGTGGTGTCGCGGGCCAACACGCTCGCGGAATGGCGGGGGTGGACGCCGTTCTCGGCGCTCCAGGTCCCCTACAGCCTGCTCAACCGCGACATCGAGCGCGAACTGCTGCCGATGGCCGAGGCGTTCGGCATGTCGGTGGCGGCCTGGAGCCCGTTGCAGAACGGCATCCTGTCCGGCAAGTACACCCGCCCCGGCGGCCTGGAGCCGGGCACGGCGGCCCGGTTGCCGGCGGAGGCGATCGGTGACCGCGAGCGGGCCGAGGCCGAGGCCGTGCAGTCCGCGGCCGACGAACTCGGCGTCTCCTGCGCGCAGGTGGCCATCGCCTGGACGATGGCCCACTCCCCCGCCGTGCACCCGATCCTCGGCGCCCGTCGCGTGGAGCAGCTCGTGGAAAACCTGGGCGCGGCCGAACTGACCCTGCCGACGGAGGTGTTGGCCGCGCTCGAGAGTGCGACGGACTTCCGCGCGGGCTTCCCGGCGGACTTCATCGACGACACGTCGGCATGGGTGTACGGCACGGCGGGGCATCGGGTGGTGGGGCGCGCCGGGTGA
- a CDS encoding CorA family divalent cation transporter yields MIVSVVSMPEGVVARTGLTQAREHLASSRFVIVDVDQEEEPPLDDEPLSRRLGLDDAAWKWLGRPDEHVRVEYHAGTAAGVVPVVCGNQVIHIHVLAGDRHFITIHQGPVELIDTFIGQLPQDRPPDAVTTLFLFLQGVLETYRRAITQAHLEVEDLEEAMFEQRQPEQVRRLAQLRQRAAHLHRAFLPYAAVAQEILVRRRMADHDLSAERQAMNRLHEHTVQLVLVEIEALRDAARRAASSYASLIADQQNVVINRLTIVSMIFLPLSFLTGFFGMNFAFLTNRLTSEDSFLEFGVGLQVGAVIVALYYVLYRTHWRQLRDSRARDAAGDDQP; encoded by the coding sequence ATGATCGTTTCGGTGGTGTCGATGCCGGAGGGCGTCGTCGCTCGCACGGGGCTGACACAGGCCCGGGAGCATCTCGCGTCCTCCCGTTTCGTGATCGTGGACGTCGACCAGGAAGAAGAACCCCCGCTCGACGACGAGCCGCTCTCCCGTCGGCTCGGGCTGGATGACGCGGCCTGGAAGTGGCTCGGCAGACCGGACGAGCACGTCCGGGTCGAGTACCACGCGGGCACGGCCGCCGGCGTCGTGCCGGTGGTCTGCGGCAACCAGGTCATCCACATCCACGTCCTGGCCGGCGATCGGCACTTCATCACGATTCATCAGGGGCCCGTCGAACTGATCGACACCTTCATCGGCCAGTTGCCGCAGGACCGGCCCCCCGACGCGGTGACGACGCTGTTCCTGTTTCTGCAAGGGGTCCTGGAGACGTATCGCCGGGCCATCACGCAGGCCCATCTGGAGGTCGAGGACCTCGAGGAAGCGATGTTCGAGCAACGGCAGCCGGAGCAGGTCCGTCGGCTGGCCCAGCTGCGACAGCGCGCGGCCCACCTGCACCGCGCGTTCCTGCCCTACGCCGCGGTCGCGCAGGAGATCCTCGTACGTCGCAGGATGGCGGATCACGACCTCTCGGCGGAACGGCAGGCGATGAACCGCCTGCACGAGCACACCGTGCAGCTGGTGCTCGTGGAGATCGAGGCGCTGCGGGACGCGGCCCGGCGAGCCGCGAGCAGCTACGCGTCACTCATCGCCGATCAGCAGAACGTCGTGATCAACCGGCTCACCATCGTCTCGATGATCTTCTTGCCGCTGTCGTTCCTGACCGGATTCTTCGGCATGAACTTCGCCTTCCTGACCAACCGGCTCACGAGCGAGGACTCCTTCCTGGAGTTCGGCGTGGGTCTTCAGGTGGGTGCGGTGATCGTCGCCCTGTACTACGTGCTGTACCGCACCCACTGGCGTCAGCTGCGCGACAGCCGGGCCCGCGACGCCGCCGGCGACGACCAGCCCTGA
- a CDS encoding sensor histidine kinase — MVPARSGPRPPGLPEPAVPLSYGLPRQRWFLPSAVIAALDAGGAERGRHPRRTVRDWIVDLGCVLLAVVIGIAAAEAVTREHDIPHGLAVADQWLGASACAAVWLRRRRPLGLAVAMMPVGLISNTAGGAGLIALFTLAVHLPFRYVAWVGGIQLALLPGVYWLRPDPDLPYVAAVAVAGLLTVTVVGWGMFVRSKRQLVLSLRDRARRAETEAELRAEQAQRLAREAIAREMHDVLAHRLTLLSVHAGALEFRPDAPREEIARAAGVIRESAHEALQDLREIIGVLRAGDADDAGRPQPTLAALDGLVAESREAGMKIVLDHRVTAPAAVPASIGRTAYRIVQEGLTNARKHAPGAEVTVTVAGAPGDGLTVSVRNPAPPGDVPHVPGSGQGLIGLMERATLAGGRLDHGAEGDGGFGLRAWLPWPGPGPDPR, encoded by the coding sequence ATGGTGCCGGCTCGGTCCGGCCCGCGGCCGCCGGGGCTGCCGGAGCCGGCCGTGCCGCTGTCGTACGGGCTGCCCCGGCAGCGGTGGTTCCTGCCGTCCGCCGTGATCGCAGCGCTGGACGCCGGCGGCGCGGAGCGTGGCCGGCATCCGCGGCGTACCGTGCGGGACTGGATCGTCGACCTCGGCTGCGTCCTGCTGGCCGTGGTCATCGGGATCGCCGCCGCGGAGGCGGTGACCCGGGAGCACGACATCCCGCACGGCCTGGCCGTCGCCGACCAATGGCTCGGCGCGTCGGCCTGTGCGGCGGTGTGGCTGCGGCGCCGCCGGCCGCTCGGGCTCGCCGTGGCGATGATGCCGGTCGGGCTGATCTCGAACACCGCGGGCGGCGCGGGCCTGATCGCCCTCTTCACCCTCGCCGTGCACCTGCCCTTCCGGTACGTCGCGTGGGTCGGCGGCATCCAGCTCGCGCTGCTCCCGGGCGTCTACTGGCTGCGCCCGGACCCCGATCTGCCCTATGTCGCCGCCGTGGCCGTCGCCGGGCTGCTGACCGTGACGGTGGTCGGCTGGGGGATGTTCGTACGATCCAAGCGGCAGCTCGTGCTGAGTCTGCGGGACCGGGCGCGGCGCGCCGAGACGGAGGCGGAGCTGCGGGCCGAGCAGGCGCAGCGGCTGGCCAGGGAGGCCATCGCGCGCGAGATGCACGACGTGCTCGCCCACCGGCTGACGCTGCTGAGCGTGCACGCCGGCGCGCTGGAGTTCCGCCCCGACGCGCCCCGGGAGGAGATCGCGCGGGCGGCCGGGGTGATCCGGGAGAGCGCGCACGAGGCGTTGCAGGACCTGCGGGAGATCATCGGCGTGCTGCGGGCGGGCGACGCCGACGACGCGGGCCGCCCGCAACCGACGCTCGCCGCCCTCGACGGGCTGGTCGCCGAGTCCCGCGAGGCCGGTATGAAGATCGTCCTCGACCACCGGGTGACCGCCCCCGCCGCGGTCCCCGCCTCCATCGGCCGCACCGCGTACCGCATCGTCCAGGAGGGCCTGACGAACGCGCGCAAGCACGCGCCCGGCGCCGAGGTCACGGTGACCGTGGCGGGCGCCCCGGGCGACGGCCTCACCGTCTCCGTGCGCAATCCCGCGCCGCCGGGCGACGTACCCCATGTCCCCGGCTCCGGTCAGGGCCTGATCGGCCTCATGGAACGCGCGACCCTGGCGGGCGGCCGACTCGACCACGGTGCGGAGGGCGACGGCGGGTTCGGGCTGCGGGCTTGGCTGCCGTGGCCGGGGCCGGGGCCGGATCCCCGGTAG
- a CDS encoding dihydrofolate reductase family protein: MGKLTLTAFVTLDGVHQAPGGPEEDRSDGFEQGGWSVPYGDEDFGRFVTDAFARVDAFLLGRRTYEIFAGYWPKVTDPADPIAAKLNSLPKYVASSSLTDPAWSGTTVIRGDLAKEVAALKERTARELQVHGSGALARSLLALDLIDTVHLLTFPVVLGAGRRLFAEGAVPTAFRHVFGSTTGAGVAIHTYERAGRPTYGSY, translated from the coding sequence ATGGGCAAGCTCACCCTCACCGCTTTTGTCACCCTCGACGGTGTCCACCAAGCTCCCGGCGGACCCGAGGAGGACCGCAGCGACGGCTTCGAGCAGGGCGGCTGGAGCGTCCCGTACGGGGACGAGGACTTCGGACGGTTCGTGACCGACGCCTTCGCCCGCGTGGACGCCTTCCTGCTCGGCAGGCGCACGTACGAGATCTTCGCCGGCTACTGGCCGAAGGTCACCGACCCCGCCGACCCGATCGCCGCCAAGCTCAACTCCCTGCCGAAGTACGTCGCCTCGTCGAGCCTCACGGACCCCGCCTGGTCCGGTACGACCGTGATCCGCGGCGACCTCGCCAAGGAGGTCGCCGCCCTCAAGGAGCGCACCGCCCGCGAGCTCCAGGTCCACGGCAGCGGTGCCCTCGCCCGGTCCCTCCTCGCGCTCGATCTGATCGACACCGTGCACCTGCTGACCTTCCCGGTCGTACTGGGGGCCGGCCGCCGCCTGTTCGCCGAGGGCGCCGTCCCCACCGCGTTCCGGCACGTCTTTGGCAGCACCACGGGCGCGGGCGTGGCGATCCACACGTACGAACGGGCGGGCCGTCCGACGTACGGCAGCTACTGA
- a CDS encoding response regulator, protein MTAIRLLLVDDDPLVRAGLSLMMGGAADIEIVGEAADGSEVEQLVDRTRPDVVLMDIRMPTLDGLAATELLRGRADAPQVVVLTTFHADEQVLRALRAGAAGFVLKDTPPAQLLDAVRRVAGGDPVLSPAVTRQLMLHAAGGSPDTRRATARDRIAALNDREREVAVAVGRGGSNAAIAAELYMSVATVKTHVSRILAKLDLNNRVQIALLTYDAGLLEADGH, encoded by the coding sequence ATGACTGCGATCCGACTGCTCCTCGTCGACGACGACCCCCTGGTGAGGGCCGGCCTGTCCCTCATGATGGGCGGCGCCGCCGACATCGAGATCGTCGGCGAGGCCGCCGACGGCAGCGAGGTGGAGCAACTCGTCGACCGCACCCGCCCGGACGTCGTCCTCATGGACATCCGCATGCCGACGCTGGACGGACTCGCCGCCACCGAGCTGCTCCGGGGCCGCGCGGACGCCCCGCAGGTCGTGGTCCTCACCACCTTCCACGCCGATGAGCAGGTGCTGCGGGCCCTGCGCGCGGGTGCCGCCGGATTCGTCCTCAAGGACACCCCGCCGGCGCAGCTCCTCGACGCGGTACGGCGGGTCGCGGGTGGTGATCCCGTGCTCTCGCCCGCCGTCACGCGCCAGTTGATGCTCCACGCGGCGGGCGGCTCCCCCGACACGCGCAGGGCGACCGCCCGCGACCGGATCGCCGCGCTCAACGACCGCGAACGCGAGGTGGCCGTCGCGGTGGGCCGGGGCGGCTCCAACGCGGCGATCGCCGCCGAGCTGTACATGAGCGTCGCCACGGTCAAGACCCACGTCTCCCGCATCCTCGCCAAGCTCGACCTCAACAACCGGGTGCAGATAGCCCTGCTGACGTACGACGCCGGGCTGCTGGAGGCGGACGGGCACTAG
- a CDS encoding DMT family transporter translates to MSSIAVPGALAPRRAWLTDLPVLLVAVVWGASYLAAKDITTARTVIAVLVLRFGVVLPVLVIAGRRSLRALSAAQWRGAALLGLILSGIFLLETYGVVHTSATNAGLIISLTMIFTPLAEAAVTRARPPRAFLAAAGVSVLGVVLLTQGGGFTRPSLGDLLMLLAALARTVHVLAMSRVKSVQGADALPLTTVQLGAAVAVFAVLSTGTDATVWGTAAGFGAREWGGLLFLAAFCTLFAFCVQMWAVRRTSPSRVSLLLGTEPLWAAAAGITLGGERLGALGLMGGVLVLAGTAWGRRAAG, encoded by the coding sequence ATGTCGTCGATCGCCGTACCCGGCGCGCTCGCGCCCCGCCGTGCCTGGCTCACCGACCTGCCCGTGCTGCTCGTCGCGGTGGTGTGGGGAGCCAGCTATCTCGCGGCCAAGGACATCACCACGGCGCGGACGGTGATCGCCGTCCTGGTGCTGCGCTTCGGCGTCGTCCTGCCCGTGCTGGTGATCGCCGGACGGCGTTCGCTGCGCGCGCTGAGCGCCGCGCAGTGGCGCGGGGCGGCGCTGCTGGGGCTGATCCTGAGCGGGATCTTCCTCCTGGAGACGTACGGCGTCGTCCACACCTCGGCGACCAACGCGGGCCTCATCATCAGCCTCACCATGATCTTCACGCCGCTCGCCGAGGCGGCCGTGACCCGGGCGCGGCCCCCGCGGGCCTTCCTCGCCGCGGCCGGGGTCTCCGTGCTCGGCGTCGTGCTGCTCACCCAGGGCGGCGGGTTCACCCGCCCCTCGCTCGGCGATCTGCTGATGCTGCTCGCGGCCCTCGCCCGCACCGTCCACGTGCTCGCCATGTCCCGCGTCAAGTCCGTTCAGGGCGCCGACGCGCTGCCCCTGACCACGGTCCAACTGGGTGCCGCGGTCGCCGTGTTCGCGGTGCTCTCGACCGGCACCGACGCGACCGTGTGGGGCACGGCCGCGGGCTTCGGGGCGCGGGAGTGGGGCGGGCTGCTCTTCCTCGCGGCGTTCTGCACGCTCTTCGCGTTCTGCGTACAGATGTGGGCCGTACGCCGGACCTCGCCGTCCCGGGTCAGCCTGCTGCTCGGCACCGAGCCGCTGTGGGCCGCCGCCGCGGGGATCACCCTCGGCGGCGAACGTCTCGGCGCGTTGGGGCTGATGGGGGGCGTTCTCGTCCTCGCGGGGACCGCGTGGGGGCGCCGGGCGGCAGGTTAA
- a CDS encoding ribonuclease — translation MRFPPRITRISAAAALLSALLVGGTVSATTADATAASVGSICYSDLPSQAYDTLDLIESNGPFPYSQDGAVFQNREGVLPTQSSGYYHEYTVKTPGSSTRGARRIVTGKQTQEDYYTSDHYVTFDLIDFDC, via the coding sequence ATGAGATTCCCCCCACGAATCACTCGTATCAGCGCCGCAGCCGCGCTCCTGTCCGCCCTGCTCGTGGGCGGCACGGTCTCCGCGACGACCGCGGATGCCACGGCCGCCTCGGTCGGCAGCATCTGCTACAGCGACCTGCCGTCCCAGGCGTACGACACGCTCGATCTGATCGAGTCGAACGGCCCCTTCCCGTACTCGCAGGACGGGGCCGTCTTCCAGAACCGGGAAGGCGTCCTGCCCACGCAGTCCAGCGGCTACTACCACGAGTACACCGTGAAGACGCCCGGCTCCTCGACGCGCGGTGCCCGCCGCATCGTCACGGGCAAGCAGACCCAGGAGGACTACTACACCTCGGACCACTACGTCACGTTCGACCTGATCGACTTCGACTGCTGA
- a CDS encoding PaaI family thioesterase — protein sequence MNAPATLDLSSAQQALDSQPFSRLLGTRITAFGDGAATLEVGIREELHQQNGFLHGGVLSYAADNAITFAGGAALGPAVLTGGFSIQYVRPALGHTLVARAEVVHAGRRQAVVRCDLLTVTEDGTEALCAVAQGTVLTAGA from the coding sequence ATGAACGCCCCCGCCACCCTGGACCTCTCCTCGGCCCAGCAGGCGCTGGACAGCCAGCCCTTCAGCCGGCTGCTCGGTACGCGGATCACCGCGTTCGGGGACGGCGCGGCCACGCTTGAGGTCGGCATCCGCGAGGAACTCCACCAGCAGAACGGCTTCCTGCACGGCGGAGTCCTCTCCTACGCCGCCGACAACGCGATCACGTTCGCGGGCGGCGCGGCCCTCGGCCCGGCGGTCCTCACCGGCGGCTTCTCCATCCAGTACGTCCGCCCGGCTCTCGGCCACACCCTCGTGGCCCGCGCCGAGGTGGTGCACGCGGGCCGCCGCCAGGCCGTCGTCCGCTGCGACCTGCTCACCGTGACCGAGGACGGCACCGAAGCCCTGTGCGCGGTCGCCCAGGGCACGGTGCTGACGGCCGGGGCCTGA
- a CDS encoding cytochrome P450 family protein: MGNVIDLGEYGARFTEDPYPVYAELRERGPVHWVRTPPPEAFEGWLVVGHEEARAALADPRLSKDGTKKGLTSLDVELMGPYLLVVDPPEHTRLRSLVARAFTMRRVEALRPRIQEITDGLLDEMLPRGRADLVDSFAYPLPITVICELLGVPDIDRVTFRALSNEIVAPTGGDAELAAYERLAAYLDELIDDKRSTAPADDLLGDLIRTRAEDDDRLSGEELRAMAFILLVAGHETTVNLITNGVHTLLTHPDQLAALRADMTLLDGAVEEVLRFEGPVETATYRYAAESMEIGGTAIAEGDPVMIGLDAAGRDPARHPDPHVFDIHRAPQGHLAFGHGIHYCLGAPLARLEARVALRSLLERCPDLALDGPPGARPPGMLIRGVRRLPVRW, translated from the coding sequence ATGGGGAATGTGATCGACCTGGGAGAGTACGGCGCGCGGTTCACGGAGGACCCGTATCCGGTGTACGCGGAGCTGCGCGAGCGGGGTCCCGTCCACTGGGTGCGCACCCCGCCGCCCGAGGCGTTCGAGGGCTGGCTCGTCGTCGGACACGAGGAGGCGCGTGCCGCCCTCGCCGACCCGAGACTGTCCAAGGACGGCACCAAGAAGGGGCTCACCTCGCTGGACGTGGAGCTGATGGGCCCCTATCTGCTGGTCGTCGATCCGCCGGAGCACACCCGGCTGCGCAGCCTCGTCGCCCGCGCGTTCACCATGCGGCGCGTGGAGGCGCTGCGCCCGCGCATCCAGGAGATCACCGACGGACTGCTGGACGAGATGCTGCCGCGGGGCCGGGCCGACCTCGTGGACTCCTTCGCCTACCCACTGCCGATCACCGTCATCTGTGAGCTGCTCGGCGTGCCGGACATCGACCGGGTGACGTTCCGAGCCCTGTCGAACGAGATCGTGGCACCCACCGGCGGCGACGCGGAGCTCGCCGCCTACGAGAGGCTGGCCGCGTACCTCGACGAGCTGATCGATGACAAGAGGTCCACGGCACCCGCCGACGACCTGCTCGGCGACCTCATCCGCACCAGGGCGGAGGACGACGACCGGCTGTCCGGCGAAGAGCTGCGCGCGATGGCGTTCATCCTGCTGGTCGCGGGCCACGAGACGACGGTCAACCTGATCACGAACGGGGTGCACACCCTGCTCACGCATCCGGACCAACTGGCCGCGCTGCGAGCCGACATGACGCTCCTCGACGGCGCCGTGGAGGAGGTGCTGCGCTTCGAGGGACCGGTCGAGACGGCGACGTACCGCTATGCGGCCGAGTCGATGGAGATAGGCGGTACGGCCATCGCGGAGGGCGACCCGGTGATGATCGGGCTCGACGCCGCCGGCCGTGACCCGGCGCGTCATCCGGACCCGCACGTCTTCGACATCCACCGCGCCCCCCAGGGCCACCTCGCCTTCGGGCACGGCATTCACTACTGCCTGGGCGCACCGCTGGCCCGGCTCGAAGCCAGGGTGGCCCTGAGGTCACTCCTGGAGCGCTGCCCCGACCTGGCGCTCGACGGCCCACCGGGCGCCAGGCCGCCGGGCATGCTGATACGCGGGGTGCGGCGGCTCCCGGTGCGCTGGTAG
- the alc gene encoding allantoicase, whose amino-acid sequence MTAQHPSPSARFTGDANPYGGGDPYADYRTADFPFTQYANLADRQLGAGVIAANDEFFAQRENLLVAGRAEFDPEHFGHKGKIMDGWETRRRRGASAAHPWPTAEDHDWALVRLGAPGVVRGVVVDTAHFRGNYPQAVSVEGASVPGSPSPEELLAGDVKWMTLVPRTAVGGHAANGFEVSVEQRFTHLRVNQHPDGGIARLRVYGEAVPDPVWLAALGTFDVVALENGGRVEDASNLFYSPATNTIQPGRSRQMDDGWETRRRRDHGNDWIRYQLVARSEIRAIEIDTAYLKGNSAGWAAVSVKDGESGEWTEILPRTRLQPDTNHRFTLAAPVAGTHARVDIFPDGGISRLRLFGSLTEEGAARLTARYQELGG is encoded by the coding sequence GTGACGGCGCAGCATCCATCCCCTTCGGCCCGCTTCACCGGCGACGCGAACCCCTACGGAGGCGGTGACCCGTACGCGGACTACCGCACCGCCGACTTCCCCTTCACCCAGTACGCCAACCTCGCCGACCGGCAGCTCGGCGCCGGTGTCATCGCCGCCAACGACGAGTTCTTCGCCCAGCGCGAGAACCTCCTCGTGGCCGGACGCGCCGAGTTCGACCCCGAACACTTCGGGCACAAGGGCAAGATCATGGACGGCTGGGAGACCCGCCGCCGGCGCGGCGCCTCGGCCGCACACCCGTGGCCGACGGCCGAGGACCACGACTGGGCGCTCGTACGTCTCGGCGCGCCCGGCGTCGTACGCGGCGTCGTCGTCGACACGGCCCACTTCCGGGGCAACTACCCGCAGGCGGTGTCGGTCGAGGGCGCCTCGGTACCCGGGTCCCCGTCCCCGGAGGAACTCCTCGCGGGCGACGTGAAGTGGATGACGCTCGTCCCGCGCACGGCGGTCGGCGGCCACGCGGCGAACGGCTTCGAGGTGTCGGTGGAGCAGCGCTTCACGCATCTGCGGGTCAACCAGCACCCCGACGGCGGCATCGCCCGTCTGCGGGTGTACGGCGAGGCCGTGCCGGACCCCGTGTGGCTGGCGGCGCTGGGCACCTTCGACGTCGTGGCCCTCGAGAACGGCGGCCGGGTCGAGGACGCCTCGAACCTCTTCTACTCACCCGCCACGAACACGATCCAGCCGGGCCGCTCCCGCCAGATGGACGACGGCTGGGAGACGCGGCGCCGCCGCGACCACGGCAACGACTGGATCCGCTACCAGCTGGTCGCCCGGTCCGAGATCCGCGCGATCGAGATCGACACGGCGTACCTGAAGGGCAACAGCGCCGGGTGGGCGGCGGTGTCGGTGAAGGACGGTGAGAGCGGCGAGTGGACGGAGATCCTCCCGCGCACCCGCCTGCAGCCCGACACCAACCACCGCTTCACCCTGGCCGCGCCGGTGGCCGGGACCCACGCGCGCGTGGACATCTTCCCGGACGGAGGCATCTCCCGCCTGCGCCTGTTCGGCTCCCTGACGGAGGAGGGCGCGGCGCGCCTGACGGCCAGGTACCAGGAGCTCGGCGGCTGA
- the allB gene encoding allantoinase AllB has product MSDVELVLRSTRVITPEGTRPAAVAVAAGKITAVLPHDAEVPAGARLEDLGDDVLLPGLVDTHVHVNDPGRTHWEGFWTATRAAAAGGITTLVDMPLNSLPPTTTVGNLRTKRDVAADKAHIDVGFWGGALPDNVKDLRPLHDAGVFGFKAFLSPSGVDEFPELDQERLARSMAEIAGFGGLLIVHAEDPHHLAAAPQRGGPRYTDFLASRPRDAEDTAIANLLAQAKRLNARVHVLHLSSSDALPLIAGAKAEGVRVTVETCPHYLTLTAEEVPDGASEFKCCPPIREAANQDLLWQALADGTIDCVVTDHSPSTADLKTDDFATAWGGISGLQLSLPAIWTEARRRGHSLEDVVRWMSARTARLVGLAQKGAIEAGRDADFAVLAPDETFTVDPAALQHRNRVTAYAGKTLSGVVKSTWLRGERIMADGEFTEPKGRLLSREP; this is encoded by the coding sequence GTGTCCGACGTCGAACTGGTGCTGCGCTCGACGCGCGTCATCACTCCCGAGGGGACGCGCCCCGCCGCGGTCGCGGTCGCCGCGGGGAAGATCACGGCGGTGCTGCCGCACGACGCCGAGGTGCCGGCCGGCGCCCGCCTGGAGGACCTCGGCGACGACGTGCTGCTGCCCGGCCTGGTCGACACCCACGTGCACGTCAACGACCCCGGGCGCACCCACTGGGAGGGCTTCTGGACGGCGACGCGCGCCGCGGCCGCCGGGGGCATCACCACCCTGGTCGACATGCCGCTCAACTCCCTCCCGCCGACCACGACGGTCGGCAATCTGCGCACCAAGAGGGACGTGGCCGCCGACAAGGCGCACATCGACGTCGGTTTCTGGGGCGGCGCACTGCCCGACAACGTCAAGGACCTGCGGCCGCTGCACGACGCGGGCGTCTTCGGCTTCAAGGCGTTCCTGTCGCCCTCGGGCGTCGACGAGTTCCCCGAGCTGGACCAGGAGCGGCTGGCCCGGTCGATGGCCGAGATCGCCGGCTTCGGCGGACTGCTCATCGTCCACGCCGAGGACCCGCACCACCTCGCCGCCGCCCCCCAGCGGGGCGGCCCCAGGTACACCGACTTCCTCGCCTCGCGCCCGCGCGACGCCGAGGACACCGCTATCGCGAACCTCCTCGCGCAGGCGAAGCGCCTCAACGCGCGCGTGCACGTGCTGCACCTGTCGTCGAGCGACGCGCTGCCGCTGATCGCCGGCGCCAAGGCCGAGGGCGTACGCGTCACGGTGGAGACCTGCCCCCACTACCTCACGCTCACGGCCGAGGAAGTTCCGGACGGGGCCAGCGAGTTCAAGTGCTGCCCGCCCATCCGTGAGGCCGCCAACCAGGACCTGCTGTGGCAGGCGCTGGCCGACGGCACGATCGACTGCGTGGTCACCGACCACTCGCCCTCCACCGCCGACCTGAAGACCGATGACTTCGCGACGGCGTGGGGCGGGATCTCCGGACTCCAGCTCAGCCTGCCCGCGATCTGGACCGAGGCCCGGCGGCGCGGCCACAGCCTCGAGGACGTCGTCCGCTGGATGTCCGCACGGACGGCCCGGCTCGTCGGCCTGGCCCAGAAGGGCGCCATCGAGGCGGGCCGCGACGCCGACTTCGCGGTGCTGGCGCCCGACGAGACCTTCACCGTGGACCCGGCGGCACTTCAGCACCGCAACCGGGTCACCGCCTACGCCGGCAAGACCCTCAGCGGCGTCGTCAAGTCCACCTGGCTGCGCGGCGAACGCATCATGGCTGACGGCGAGTTCACGGAGCCGAAGGGCCGGCTCCTCAGCAGGGAACCGTAG